From the genome of Rathayibacter sp. VKM Ac-2804:
GTCTTGCCGTTCTGCCGCGCGACCCACAGCAGGATCAGCTTGAAGCGGTAGGAGCCGTCGGGGTTCAGCTCGAGCGCGTGGATCAGGAACCAGCATTCCCAGGGGTGCAGCGGAGGGGCGAGCTCGGCGTAGCGCGTGTCCGCGAGCTCCGCCGTCAGCATCGCCGCGAAGGCGATGGCGGCGAAGCCCGCGGAGGTGCGCTCGGTTAGCGGCCGGCGCGGGGGCGTGAAGACCCGCGGCACCTCGTGCCCGACGAGGGGCTTCTGCTCACGCCTTCTTCCGCCCGCTGCTCGCGCTGCCACCCTGCGAACCTCCGTTCCAGAACTGCGTGCGCAGGCTGTCGAGCTTGCTGACCTCCTTGGTCTTCGACGCCTCGGCGAGCTTGCCCATCACCTCGACGTAGCGCGAGGCGAGCGAGGCACGCTGCGGTACGTTCCCGGCGCCGTCGAGGTCGCGGGCGAGCGTGATGGCCAGCGCGGCGAGGTAGGCCATCCCGGGCGGGATGGTGAGCGCCTCGACAGCGTCGAGCGCCGAGAGCTCGTTCGGGCCCGGGCCCGCTGGCTCCTCCTCGGAGGGGACAGGGGACACGGTCGGTGTCCCCTCGAATGTCCCCCCTGCTGTCCCCCCTCGCGGTGCGCGCGATGGCCGCATCTCGGTCACGGGAGCGACGTGCGGTGCGGCCTTGGAATTGGCCCGCTGCCTGCGCTTTTTCTCCCGCTCGCGTTCGCGCTTCTGCTCTGGTGTGAGCGGCACGGTGACCACCTCCTCGAGGTGGGATGGGGGACGGGACAGCGGGACAGGGGGGACATGCCTGCCCGGGGGGGGGGACGATTCTCTGCCGGCGGAGGTCGACGGGCGACCGCGCCAGCGATGCGAGGCCCCCTACCCCTCCGGGTCGGGCTCGATCTCGGCGAGGCGCTTGATGGTCGCGACCTGTTCGTCGTCGAGCTCGACTACGAGGGTCGCGTGCATGATCGCGAGACCGCCCGACATCGTCTCGATCTCAATCGGCTGGTCCGCGAGCTGCACGAGGGGCCGGACGCTCAGGCTGAGCCCGGCGACATCCGCGATGTAGTCGACGATGGCCTTCGCGCCAGCGCGCTGCACGTGCTTGTGCTGGGTGATGACGAGCTCGGCGCTCATAGCTACCAGACCCTTCCCGGATCGCCCAGACCAGGCTTTTGGTCGCCGGCGCCCTTGTTCTTGTTGCAGAGGGAGTGCGACGGCTGGCCGTTCGCGGGATCGTCGGCGAGCTCGGGATAGGCGATGCGCGACTTCTTGTGGTCGTATGCGAAGGCCTGCGGGTCTCGCCAGTCGAGGTAGGTGTCGATCGGCTCGCCGCAGAGCGCGCAGGGCAGGTTGTGTTCGCGGGTGACCTGCTTGAGGTTCTTGACGTTGCGGCGGTGCGCGGCGGTCGTGCGGCCGGGGATGCCAGCAGCCATAAGGGCGCCTCCGATGAACGACGAAGGCGCCTCGACCCGCTGACCGGGGAGACGCCTTCCGCTCGACACTTTCGCTTCCTACACGTGTCGGCCTGTGGCCATCATACACATTTCGAGACCGGGCGAAAGTCAAGCCGCGTCAATAAGATCAGCGGATGAGTGTGTGGCGCCCCTGGGATGCGGACGATGACGAGCAGGCCGAGCGGATGACGGTCCGGGAGATGATTCCGGATCCCGTAAGGGCAGGGGTTGGGGAGTGGCTCCGCGTGGAACTGCTCGGCCACTACGGCATGACTTCGGTTAACACGATCACCTTCGTGCAGGCAGCCCTACAGCATGACTTCGGTTTCGCGCCGGGCGCCGTCAACACGGACTACTTCGTCAGCCAGATCCTCAGCAACGGCGACAAGTTCACGATGCGTGTGATCGATCTCCTTGCTGGTCAAATTCGTCCCGGAATCTCCGCCGCAGAGAGCCGCATCAGGCAGATCGACACGCACCTCGAACTCGGCGCATCGAGCGTCACCGTCACTCGGCAGGGTCGCGAGTTCCGGGTCGCTCGGCGTCTTCCGGAAGGGGTCGAAGAGCTCGCCGCTCAGTCCGTCTCGTCAGCGTCGCGGCTCGCTGGGAATCATCTTGTGGTGGCATGGAATGAGATTCGCTCGTTGTCCCCGAATGTCAGCACAGCTATGACCGAAGCAATTCGGGCTGTGGAAGCGGCAGGTGGCGCTGTAGTCACGCCCAAGGAACTGAGGCCTCGTCTCAGTAAGATCGTGTCCACGATCAAGGACAACGATCGATGGACGCTGATCCTCGCAACCAGAGACGATGGATATCCCGACCACAGAGCTGTCCTGGTCGGCATGCTCGAGACCCTGGCCTTCGCTCAGCAGGACCGGCACTCAGGCAAGCCGCACACCGTCCCCGAAGGCCTCGGGCACGTGCAACTCGCCTCCACATTGGTGGCGTGGTTCTCGGCTGGCGTAGTCAAGAAGAAGGCGAGCTAGGGCGCTCGTACTCCGGCGAGCGCCGTGGGTCGGTGGTGGGGGTCGAGAAGATGTCCCAGGCGCGGAGGACGCCGCCGGAGCCGGGGAAGAGGTCGGTGAAGTCGTCGTGGGGTTCGGCGCCGAGCAGGTCGAAGATCCAGCGGCAGAAGACGGCGGGCTTCGCGCCGACGACGCGGTTCGGGTCGGTGAGGCGGGGCTTCGCGGCGTAGACGAGGGAGTCGACTCGTCGTGTCGCGCCGGCGTAGCGCAACGCATCGTGCGGATCCGCGAGACGCGTCGTCGAGCTGCTCGGGTCTACGGATGCGTCGCGTCCACCAGGTGCGGCGGATGCGTCGCGCTCGACGTCGGATGCGACGCGTCGCGATGCGCGGCCGCGAGACGCGTCGCCGTCGGCCGCGAACGACGCGTCCCGGCCACCGAAGTAGATGACCGGCTCCCACGCGTTCGCCGGCCCCCGCGAGCGACCGTGCCGGTCGCCACGATGCCAGGCCGCGACGCGTACTCCTGGAGGGCACGACGCGAGCACCTCGGGCAGCGCGCGGGCCGACGTCGACAGCGCCCACCCGTCGAAAGCGGCCAGCGAGGCGATCAGCGCGGGATGGTCGACTTCCCCGCCGAAATCCGGGTGCTCGCCGTAGTAGCGCTTCGACAGGCCCGGATACGGCGGATCGGCGTAGGCCAGGCGCAGCTTCTCGCCGCGGCGCGACGCGACAGGATCGCCGACCCCGCGGGCGAAGCGGTGCCTCGCCTGCCTGCAGCGGACCGAGCAGCACACCGCATCACGGCGCGCCGCCGCTGGGATCGGGCCCGAGCACCACGAGCAGATCCGCGTCGAGCTGCTCGGCACGACGGATGCCTCAGCCATGGTCGACCTCAGCGAGCGCCGGGGGTTCGTAGATGATGTGGGCGGGCAGGGGCACCAGCGCGTTCGGGAAGCACCCCTGGCGGCCGGCGCGCGTCCATCCCTCGGCGAGGCAGTGCCAGACCTCCAAGTCGTCGGCGTCGGCGCGGAGGACCGTGCCGGGCGGAAGCGTGCGCAGGTGGGCGGCCGTCGACACCAGACGTCCCCGCTCGAGCACCTCGATCCGCTCCCGCGCCGTCCGCTCCTTCGCCTGCAGCCGACCCATCTGCGCGAGGATCTCCACCGGCTGCCGAGCCGCGAGAGCCTCCGCCAGCGCAGTCAGCAGCTCCCGCTCCTGCGAGCCGTACGGGTGCTCCGCCGCCAGGATCCGGCCGTACGCGATCAGGTCGACCGCCGGCGCCCCGACCATCGAGCCGCGGTCCGCGCGCTCCGCCGCCGGCTCGAGCGGCTCCGGCACGGCGAGGGCGACCTCGACGGTCCAGTCGTGCACGTCCGCGCTCATCGGGTCCTCCTCGCGTCACGCAGCGCCTCGTTCGCCTCATCGACCGACACCCAACCCTCAGCGCCCGGATCCCCACGAGAGATGTGCACGGCGACCACGGCGAGCGCCGTCAGGGCGAGGGCGAGCAGTCCGCGCATCACGGCCGCACCGCCGTCATCGTGGCGAGCGCCGAGAGGTTCGCGCGGG
Proteins encoded in this window:
- a CDS encoding HNH endonuclease, which translates into the protein MAAGIPGRTTAAHRRNVKNLKQVTREHNLPCALCGEPIDTYLDWRDPQAFAYDHKKSRIAYPELADDPANGQPSHSLCNKNKGAGDQKPGLGDPGRVW